One region of Microbacterium sp. M28 genomic DNA includes:
- a CDS encoding L-ribulose-5-phosphate 4-epimerase, with protein MSNEAPVFAPEIEAAIQTVREDVARLHGELVRYELIVWTGGNVSGRVPGADLFVIKPSGVSYDDLTADNMILCDLDGNVIPGTAGSDRSPSSDTAAHAYVYRHMPDVGGVVHTHSTFAVAWAARGEEIPCVITAMADEFGGPIPVGPFAIIGDDSIGRGIVQTLTGHRSRAVLMQNHGPFTIGVDAKDAVKAAVMVEDVARTVHYAREAGPLIPIPQEAIDSLFNRYQNVYGQNSDVRR; from the coding sequence GTGAGCAACGAAGCCCCTGTCTTCGCCCCTGAGATCGAAGCCGCCATTCAGACCGTCCGTGAGGACGTCGCCCGACTGCACGGCGAGCTGGTCCGATACGAGCTGATCGTCTGGACGGGAGGCAATGTCTCCGGTCGCGTCCCCGGCGCCGACCTGTTCGTGATCAAGCCCTCCGGCGTCAGCTACGACGACCTCACGGCCGACAACATGATCCTGTGCGACCTGGACGGCAACGTCATCCCCGGCACGGCCGGCAGCGACCGCAGCCCTTCCAGCGACACCGCCGCGCACGCGTACGTCTACCGCCACATGCCCGACGTCGGCGGCGTGGTCCACACGCACTCGACCTTCGCCGTCGCCTGGGCGGCACGCGGTGAGGAGATCCCCTGCGTCATCACGGCGATGGCCGACGAGTTCGGCGGACCGATCCCGGTCGGCCCGTTCGCGATCATCGGCGACGACTCCATCGGCCGCGGCATCGTCCAGACGCTCACCGGGCACCGCTCGCGCGCCGTGCTCATGCAGAACCACGGTCCGTTCACGATCGGCGTCGACGCGAAGGACGCCGTCAAGGCCGCCGTCATGGTCGAGGACGTCGCCCGCACCGTGCACTACGCCCGCGAGGCCGGTCCGCTGATCCCGATCCCGCAGGAGGCGATCGACAGCCTCTTCAACCGTTACCAGAACGTCTACGGGCAGAACTCGGACGTCCGCCGATGA
- a CDS encoding xylulokinase: MSAREDLLVGRTSLGIEFGSTRIKACLIGSDATEVLATGSFSWENRLEDGLWTYAIDEVWQGLQAAFADLVADAHDRYGVKPTTFGAIGISAMMHGYLAFDDAGGLLVPFRTWRNTNTGAAAAELTELLGVNIPLRWSIAHLHQAVVDAEAHLPQLDFVTTLAGYVHWKLTGERVLGVGDASGMFPIDSATGDYDARMIAAYDDRAAERLPAPITSLLPAVLPAGAAAGTLTAEGAALLDPTGALQPGIPLCPPEGDAGTGMVATNSVAPRTGNVSAGTSIFAMVVLERPLADVHHELDLVTTPAGDAVAMVHCNNGASELAAWAGLFTRFSAAAGQPLDDDAVFDALFREALEGEADAGGLIAYNHLAGEPIAGLTEGRPLFVRTPDSAFTLANFMRAQLYGVFGTLALGMQVLAAEGVGLDRMFAHGGMFRTAGVAQRFLAGALDAPVAVGELASEGGAWGIAVLASYLAHAEDADLGTFLEERVFASASLSTADPDPADVAGFATYLDRYRAGLAIEAAATQNI; this comes from the coding sequence ATGAGCGCGCGGGAAGATCTGCTCGTCGGCCGCACGAGTCTCGGCATCGAGTTCGGCTCCACCCGCATCAAGGCGTGCCTGATCGGCTCCGACGCGACCGAGGTCCTCGCCACCGGATCGTTCTCATGGGAGAACCGGCTCGAGGACGGTCTCTGGACCTACGCGATCGACGAGGTGTGGCAAGGCCTTCAGGCCGCATTCGCCGACCTGGTCGCCGACGCGCACGACCGCTACGGCGTGAAGCCCACGACGTTCGGCGCCATCGGCATCTCGGCGATGATGCACGGCTATCTCGCGTTCGACGACGCCGGCGGCCTGCTCGTCCCGTTCCGCACCTGGCGCAACACCAACACGGGCGCAGCGGCGGCCGAGCTGACCGAACTGCTCGGTGTGAACATCCCGCTGCGCTGGTCCATCGCGCACCTGCACCAGGCGGTCGTGGATGCCGAGGCGCACCTCCCGCAGCTCGACTTCGTCACGACCCTCGCCGGCTACGTGCACTGGAAGCTCACCGGTGAACGAGTGCTCGGCGTCGGCGACGCCTCCGGCATGTTCCCGATCGACTCGGCGACCGGCGACTACGACGCCCGCATGATCGCAGCCTACGACGACCGAGCCGCCGAGCGTCTGCCGGCACCGATCACGAGCCTGCTCCCCGCCGTGCTCCCCGCCGGAGCCGCAGCCGGAACGCTGACCGCCGAGGGCGCCGCCCTGCTCGACCCGACCGGAGCGCTGCAGCCCGGCATCCCGCTGTGCCCGCCCGAAGGCGACGCCGGCACCGGCATGGTCGCGACCAACTCGGTCGCCCCCCGCACCGGAAACGTGTCGGCCGGAACGAGCATCTTCGCGATGGTCGTGCTCGAGCGCCCGCTCGCCGACGTCCACCACGAGCTCGATCTCGTCACGACCCCCGCCGGCGATGCGGTCGCCATGGTGCACTGCAACAACGGTGCGAGCGAGCTGGCAGCCTGGGCGGGGCTCTTCACCCGCTTCTCGGCGGCAGCAGGACAGCCGCTGGACGACGACGCCGTGTTCGACGCCCTCTTCCGCGAGGCGCTCGAGGGCGAAGCGGATGCCGGCGGTCTGATCGCCTACAACCATCTGGCCGGGGAGCCGATCGCCGGCCTCACGGAAGGTCGTCCGCTGTTCGTCCGCACGCCGGACAGCGCCTTCACGCTGGCGAACTTCATGCGCGCGCAGTTGTACGGCGTGTTCGGCACGCTTGCACTGGGCATGCAGGTGCTCGCCGCCGAGGGCGTGGGGCTGGATCGCATGTTCGCGCACGGCGGGATGTTCCGCACCGCCGGGGTCGCGCAGCGCTTCCTCGCCGGAGCACTGGACGCTCCTGTCGCGGTCGGCGAGCTCGCGAGCGAAGGCGGTGCGTGGGGCATCGCGGTGCTCGCGTCGTACCTCGCACACGCCGAGGATGCCGACCTCGGCACGTTCCTGGAAGAGCGGGTGTTCGCCTCGGCATCCCTCTCCACAGCCGACCCTGACCCGGCGGACGTCGCCGGATTCGCCACCTACCTCGACCGCTACCGGGCTGGTCTGGCCATCGAGGCCGCCGCCACCCAGAACATCTGA